The Triticum aestivum cultivar Chinese Spring chromosome 7B, IWGSC CS RefSeq v2.1, whole genome shotgun sequence genome window below encodes:
- the LOC123156023 gene encoding phospholipase SGR2, producing MARPDESWARNTSPGDDASTSHAPHPEGASPDLLRNTPSNIARLEDAIENCAARRKYLARTKSPSDGEDVRWYFCKLPLGDRVLSSSVPRTEIVGKGDYFRFSMRDCLALEASFLEREESLLGYWWREYAECSEGPTGSLVKADMSDSEYLYKVEEERVGVPVKGGLYEVDLMRRHCFPVYWNGENRRVLRGHWFARKGGLDWIPLREDVSEQLELAYKYQVWHRRKFQPSGLFAARVDLQGSTLGLHALFTGEDDTWEAWLVFDTGPKLGSNTIKLRRGFSSSGSANPTQDELRQQKEEETDDYCSQVPVGHLVFMVHGIGQRLEKANLVDDVVDFRRVTANLADRYLTPYQRSTQRVLFIPCQWRKSLKLGGENTVEKITLDGVKGLRVALGATVHDVLYYMSPIYCQHIIDSVSGQLNQLYMKFLKRNPGYSGKVSLYGHSLGSVLTYDILCHQESLSAPFPTDYFKMEVSSDEGQVGKGPNTIDHDSGVKEHDTSSTSGHSCVDNVNRVDEESTRTDHSLTDKTVLPCVLENVPNNDDALESPIPVDGLQTEVENQVENHQMTYTEGATPAVSTKDADECISRSAKELHEVPDKDRLISSLEEEVSHLKAKLMELERQSDSVIQSISSVQSHQDKDANDTVSLVSGKLNIGQGSTSQPYRPRIRYTKLNFKVDTFFAVGSPLGVFLSLRNVRIGVGKGQDYWQDKNVVEEMPCCRQMFNVFHPFDPVAYRVEPLVCEDYVNKRPVVIPYHRGGKRIHVGVQEFTEDVAARSQAIARQFKSLKVKAVAALLSLSKNDTEEDDESTKEEERSYGSMMMERLTGSPDGRVDHVLQEKTFQHPYLSALGSHTNYWRDHDTALFIIKHLYRDIPEEPPTDGTGSAPIRLFYVRDPIAEDTPLTFSDHSSVKEFSRKVKTYSRKGEDDANCEAS from the exons ATGGCGAGGCCGGACGAGAGCTGGGCGCGGAACACGTCCCCGGGGGACGACGCGTCCACGAGCCACGCGCCCCACCCGGAGGGCGCCTCGCCGGACTTGCTGCGGAACACGCCGTCCAACATCGCTAGGCTCGAGGACGCGATCGAGAACTGCGCCGCCCGCCGCAAGTACCTCGCTCGCACCAAGAGCCCCTCCGACGGCGAGGACGTCCGCTGGTACTTCTGCAAGCTCCCCCTCGGGGACAGAG TGCTCTCTTCTTCAGTTCCGCGGACGGAGATAGTTGGGAAAGGAGACTATTTCAGGTTCAGCATGAGGGACTGTTTGGCGTTGGAGGCGTCTTTCTTAGAG AGAGAGGAATCACTACTTGGGTACTGGTGGAGGGAGTATGCGGAATGCAGTGAAGGGCCAACAGGTTCCTTGGTTAAAGCTGATATGTCAGACTCTGAATATTTGTATAAGGTGGAGGAGGAGCGGGTTGGGGTTCCTGTGAAAGGTGGACTATATGAG GTTGATTTGATGAGACGTCATTGCTTCCCTGTATATTGGAATGGTGAGAATAGACGTGTTTTGAGGGGCCACTGGTTTGCTCGAAAAGGAGGTCTTGATTGGATTCCCTTGCGTGAAGATGTTTCTGAACAACTTGAGTTAGCATATAAGTACCAG GTCTGGCATCGTCGTAAATTTCAACCTTCAGGCCTGTTTGCTGCGCGGGTCGATCTCCAAGGAAGTACACTG GGATTGCATGCTCTTTTTACAGGAGAGGATGATACTTGGGAAGCTTGGCTTGTCTTTGATACAGGTCCTAAACTAGGCAGCAACACAATCAAATTAAGGCGTGGTTTCTCTTCTTCTGGATCTGCAAATCCTACCCAG GATGAGTTGCGTCAACAGAAAGAAGAGGAAACAGATGATTACTGCTCTCAG GTTCCAGTTGGTCATTTGGTATTCATGGTTCATGGTATCGGACAGAGATTGGAGAAAGCTAATCTTGTTGATGATGTAGTCGATTTCCGCCGTGTGACCGCTAACCTAGCAGATAGATACTTAACTCCTTATCAAAGAAGTACACAGAGGGTCCTATTTATTCCCTGTCAG TGGAGGAAGAGTTTGAAGCTCGGTGGTGAAAACACAGTCGAGAAGATCACTTTGGATGGAGTTAAAGGTCTTCGTGTAGCGTTAGGCGCCACCGTTCATGATGTTCTATATTACATGAGTCCTATCTACTGCCAGCATATAATTGACTCG GTCTCGGGTCAGTTGAACCAACTGTATATGAAGTTTCTGAAGAGAAATCCTGGTTACAGTGGAAAG GTATCATTATATGGCCATTCGTTGGGAAGTGTTCTAACGTATGATATACTTTGCCACCAAGAATCCCTTTCCGCCCCATTTCCAACAGATTATTTTAAGATGGAAGTTTCGTCTGATGAAGGCCAAGTAGGAAAAGGACCCAACACAATTGATCATGACTCTGGTGTAAAAGAGCATGATACTTCTTCCACTTCAGGGCATTCATGTGTAGATAATGTAAATCGTGTGGATGAAGAGAGCACCAGAACTGATCATTCACTTACAGACAAGACTGTTCTGCCATGTGTGCTTGAAAATGTGCCAAACAATGATGATGCACTTGAATCACCTATTCCAGTTGATGGGTTGCAAACTGAAGTCGAAAATCAGGTTGAGAATCATCAAATGACATATACTGAAGGAGCTACTCCAGCTGTAAGCACAAAAGATGCTGATGAGTGCATTTCAAGATCCGCCAAGGAACTCCATGAGGTCCCTGACAAAGACAGATTAATCTCATCACTAGAAGAAGAG GTGAGCCATCTTAAAGCTAAACTAATGGAACTTGAGCGACAGAGTGATTCAGTGATTCAAAGCATCAGTAGTGTTCAGTCTCATCAAG ATAAAGATGCTAATGATACAGTGAGCCTAGTATCAGGCAAACTTAACATAGGGCAAGGTAGCACAAGTCAGCCCTACAGACCACGTATTAGATACACTAAACTAAATTTTAAG GTTGACACATTCTTTGCTGTTGGATCCCCTTTGGGAGTCTTCCTGTCGCTGCGGAATGTTCGTATTGGTGTTG GCAAGGGACAAGATTATTGGCAAGACAAGAACGTTGTTGAAGAGATGCCATGCTGCAGGCAGATGTTCAATGTTTTTCATCCTTTCGATCCTGTAGCATACAG AGTTGAACCACTTGTATGTGAAGATTATGTGAACAAGCGCCCTGTTGTTATACCCTACCATAGAGGCGGAAAGAGGATACATGTTGGAGTGCAG GAGTTCACAGAAGACGTTGCTGCACGTTCTCAGGCTATTGCCCGTCAATTCAAGTCATTGAAG GTCAAAGCGGTAGCTGCCTTGTTATCACTGAGCAAAAATGACACGGAAG AGGACGATGAGAGCACCAAAGAGGAGGAGAGATCATATGGTTCCATGATGATGGAAAGGCTGACTGGTTCACCGGATGGTCGAGTTGATCATGTGCTTCAG GAGAAAACATTTCAACATCCATATTTATCCGCTCTGGGATCTCATAC CAACTACTGGCGGGATCATGATACTGCTCTCTTCATTATCAAACATTTGTACCGTGATATACCTGAAGAACCTCCAACTGATGGAACTGGAAGTGCACCCATTAGACTGTTCTATGTGAGGGATCCAATTGCTGAAGACACTCCCCTGACATTTTCAGACCACTCCTCAGTTAAGGAATTCTCCAGAAAGGTGAAAACTTATTCGAGA